Part of the Kineococcus aurantiacus genome, CGGGCTCGTGCTGGGCTGGGTCGTGCTGCTCGCCACCCACGTGCAGGCCCGGGCCCTGTACCGGCGGTCCGTCCTGGCCCAGACCGCGGCCCTGGCCGGGCACGTCGTGGCCCTCGTCGCCGGGTACCTCCTCGGCGGGGTCCCCGGGCTGGCCGCGGGCGCGCTCGCCGGGTTCGTCCTCACGGCCCTGGCCCTGTTCCTGGCCGTCCCCCGCACGTGGCGGCCCGCGTTCGCGCTGCCGCTGCCCGTCCTGGCCGGCTCGGTCCTGCTCGCCGCCGCCCTGCTGCCCCTGCGCCCGCACCCGGTGGCCTGGGTGCTGCTGGCCCTCGTCGTCGGGGCCGGGCTGGCGCTGCTGGGCCTGCGGGCCGTGGGCGCCCCCACGGCGGCCCCCGACGTCACCGACCCCGCGCGCCGGCTGCGGATCCTGCACCTGGGGTTCGAGGACCCCCGCAAACCCGGCTCGGGCGGGGGAGCGGTCCGCACCCGCGAGATCGACGAGCGCCTCGCCCGCGACCACGACGTCACCGTCCTGGTGTCCAGCTACCCCGGCGCCGTCGAACGCGTCGAGAACGGCGTCCGCTGGGTCCCCGTCGGGCTGCCGCTGGGCTACTTCGGCGGCATCGTCAGCTACTTCCTCGCCGTGCCGTTCGCGCTGCGCCGCTACGAGGCCGACCTGGTGGTCGAGGACTTCGGCGCCCCCGTCGGCAGCTTCCTGCCGCAGCTGTGGACGACCACCCCCGTCGTGGCCGTCGTGCAGTGGCTCGGCGCCGAGGAGAAGGCCCGGCAGTACCACCTGCCGTTCCACTGGGTGCAGAACCTCGGCGTCCGCCGGCACCGCACCCTCATCGCCATGTCCGAGGACCTCGGGGACCGGCTGCGGGACATGAACCCCGCCGCCGAGGTCGTCGTCCTGCCCAACGGCGTCGTCCGCGACGCCTTCGACGCCCGCGGGGTCCGCGGCGACGACGTCGTCTTCCTCGGCCGCCTGGAGGTGGAGCAGAAGGGGCTGGACCTGCTGCTGCCCGCCTTCGCCGCCGTCGCCGACCGGCTGCCCGGCCGCCTCGTCGTCGCCGGGGACGGCGCCGGCCGCCCCGCCGTCGCCGCGCTCGCCGCCTCCCTCGGCATCGCCGACCGCGTCGTGTTCGCCGGCCGCGTCGAGGGTGAGGCCAAGTACGCGCTGCTGGCCACCGCCCTGCTCGTGGCGATGCCCTCGCGGCAGGAGACGTTCGGGATCGTCGCGGCCGAGTCCCTCGCCTGCGGCACCCCCGTCGTGGCGTTCGAGATCCCGTCCCTGCGCGAGGTCGTCGTCCCCGGCACCGGCGTCCTCGTGCCCGCCTTCGACGTCGACGCCTACGGAGAGGCGCTGGCGGCCCTGGCCGGCGACCCCGCGACCGTCGAGGCGATGGGCCGCGCCGGGCGCGACCACGCCCGCGGCTACGACTGGGACGACGTGGCGCGCCGCCAGGACGACCTGTACCGGCGCCTCGCGACCGTGCGGGCGGGAGCGTGAGCGACGTGCACGACGACCTGCCCCCCTTCGACCTCGACGCCCACGGGCCCTCCCGGTGGATCGTCCTGTCGCCGCACCTCGACGACGGCGTCCTGTCCTGCGGGAACCTGCTGCAGGCGCTCGCCGAGCGGGGGTGGCCCGCGACCGTCGCGACGTTCTTCACCGAGTGCTCCGCGCCGCTGACGCTGTCCGCGCGGGCGTTCCTGCGCCAGTGCGGCGCCACCTCGGCGCCGCGGTTGTTCGCGGAGCGGCGGGCCGAGGACACCGACGCCGTCGCGGCGTGCGGCGCCCGCGCCCTGCACGCCGGGCTGCCCGACGCCCTGTTCCGCCGCCACCCCCGCGTCCCCGCCCTCGTCCCCGAGCTCGCCCACGTCTACCCCACGTGGAAGTTCCACCTGTCCCGCGGCGTCGTGTCCCGCCGCGACCCCGCCGTCCCCGCCGTCGACCGGCTCCTCGCCGAACTGCTCGCCGAACCCTCCGGACTGCCCACCGTGCTCGTCGCCCCCCTCGGGATCGGCGGGCACGTCGACCACGTCCTCGTGGGGGAGGCGGCCGTGCGGGCCGGCCGGCGGACGGGGCAGCGGGTCGTGCGGTACGCCGACGTGCCCTACGTGCTGGAGGCGGGGGTGCCCGCGGGGGCGACGCGGTTCGCCGTCCCGGCGGGGAAGGCCGGGGTCATCGGGCGGTACCGGAACCAGGTGGGGGCGTTGTTCCCGCGGGGCGTTCCGGAGGGGTTGCCGGACCTGCTGGTGCAACCCCTCACTCGTAGAGGCTGACCCGGTCCACGAGCATGGACGCGGTGGTGGGGGTCGTGTCGTCGGGGTACCCCGGCAACCGCCCCCCGACGGCCACGTTGAGCAGCACGTACTGCGCCGCGTCGAAGGGCCACTTCTCGTCCCCGCCCAGGTCGCTGCGGCGCACCTGACCGGTCGTCCGGCCGTCGACGGAGAAGACGACCGCGTCGGGGGTCCAGTCCGCGGCGTAGACGTGGAAGTCCTCCGACAACGGTGCGGAGACCGGTTCGGTGAGGGTCCGGTACCAGCGTTCGCCGTCGGCCCTGCGGCCGTGCACGGTCTGCAGGACCTCGGTCGCGTCGTCGATGCTCTCGACGACGTCGATCTCACCGCACGCGGGCCAGCCGACGTCCTGGATGTTCTGGCCGAGGGTCCAGGCGGCCGGCCAGATCCCCTGCCCCCGGGGAACCTTCGCGCGGACCTCGACCCGTCCGTTCGTGACGGTCCGCTTCCCGAAGGTCGTGATGCGGGCCGAGGTCCACGACGTGCCCGCGCCCGTCGTCAGCGCACGAGCCGTGATCACGAGGTTCCCCGCACCGTCGACGGCGAGGTTGGCGATGTCGTCGGTGTAGGTCTGCAGTTCCCCGTTGCCCCAGCCACCCCCGCCGTGCTCGGGCGTCCAGTTGGAGGGGTCCGGCGCAGCGCCGGCCGGCCCGTCGAAGTCGTCCTCCCACACGAGCTTCCGCGCAGGGGTCGCCGGGGGCCTCGCGCCGTCCGTGTTCCCTCCTGAGCCGCTGGTGCAGCCGCCTCCGAACAGCACGGTCGTCCCGACCAGGGCCGCCACCGCGGTGCGACGCGTCGTCGTCCTCGGGGCCACGTCGACGAGTTCGTGGGGCGGGGGACGGTGAGGGGCGGGCACGTACTCAGAGTAGGCGACTGCTGCGGAGACGGACGCGTTCGACGTCCCGAGGTGACGCTGTGCAGGTGAATACTCGCCCGCCGTTGGGCCGAGTGGGTCCGCGCCGAGTGCCGTTCGGGTCACGGCGCTTGTCGCGCGCATGCCCCGTACCTAACTTCCTGACAGCGAGGCGGTCGCCTCGAGGTTCGCTGTCGCACCGACACCGCCCCGTGGGCACGTCCCAGCGCACCCGTGCTGACCGGCAGCCTGCGCCCCGAACCGATGGAAGGCACTTCGTGAACACCACCTGCGCACGCGAGGTTCCGGCATGACCCGTCGGGGACGCCGCCTGTGGACCGCGTCGATCGTCTTCGGCGCCTCCTCCCTCCTGTTCTTCGCCACGTACTGGTTCAACCCCGACCGGCTCGTCAGCACGGGCCTGCCGCGCGGCCGCTGGCTGGAGATCACGCTCTTCGTGCTGTTGTCCGCGGTGATCTGGCACCGCATCGTCATGGACGCGCTGAGCCACGTCCTGGCGGCGACCGTCCGTCCCGAGGTGGTCCGGCCGGCGCTGGAACCCGGTCGCCGGGTCGCCTTCATCACGACCTTCGTCCCCGGCAGCGAGCCGATCAGCATGCTGGAGAACACCCTGCGGGCCATGCAGGCCGCGGACTACGAGCACGACACCTGGGTCCTGGACGAAGGTGACGACGACTCGGTCAAGGCCCTGTGCCGGGAACTGGGCGTCCACTACTTCACGCGGTCCGGTCACCCGGAGTGGAACACAGACGGCGGGGTCTTCGCGGCCCGGACCAAGGGCGGGAACCACAACGCCTGGTACGCCGCCCACGGCAGTCGGTACGACTTCGTCGCCCAGATCGACACGGACTTCACCGTCCGCACGGACTTCCTCACCACCACGCTGGCCGAGTTCCACGACCCCGACGTGGCCTGGGTCGTGACCCCCCAGATCTACGGGAACACCGGTTCCTTCGTGGCCAGGGCCGCGGCGCAGCAGTTGTACTCCTTCTACGGCTCGGTGCTGCGGGGTCTGAGCGGGCAGCGTCGTGCGCTCATGCTCGGCGCCAACCACGTGGTGCGGGTCGCCGCGCTGCAGGCCGAGGGGTTCTACGAGGGGCACCTGACGGAGGACCTCGCCACCGGGATCAAGCTGCACGCGGCCGGCTGGAAGAGCACGTACGTCCCGCAGCCGCTGGCCATCGGTGAGGGACCCACCACCTGGCTGGCCTACGTCAACCAGCAGATGCGCTGGGCCTTCGGCTGCTTCGACATCCTCGCCCGCATCACCCCCGGACGACTGCGGA contains:
- a CDS encoding PIG-L family deacetylase; translation: MSDVHDDLPPFDLDAHGPSRWIVLSPHLDDGVLSCGNLLQALAERGWPATVATFFTECSAPLTLSARAFLRQCGATSAPRLFAERRAEDTDAVAACGARALHAGLPDALFRRHPRVPALVPELAHVYPTWKFHLSRGVVSRRDPAVPAVDRLLAELLAEPSGLPTVLVAPLGIGGHVDHVLVGEAAVRAGRRTGQRVVRYADVPYVLEAGVPAGATRFAVPAGKAGVIGRYRNQVGALFPRGVPEGLPDLLVQPLTRRG
- a CDS encoding glycosyltransferase, whose translation is MSTTATARGARVLTIASLVVGVVNYAFSLVLTHVLPIAQFAVVGAGQALLLTAGTVASTSVSWVLAQALLEARSRADRRAALWFSVCTNLVLGAAGGLVTYLLGTRFASGPACLVLAAGVFLVFCSATGVGLLQGEERLGLLGAGRIGEVLAKVVVGLVLVVAGAGAAGALGGFLAGSLLLVAVGVVVARGDLRPVRGVLRLRRLWAPAVGVVGVQGLVAVLTSTDLVLVAVLADDAAQASTYQAAVIVSRVPLFVATALSASVFAVVVRDPAGSARVLRRTSVAYALLCAPYAAALTVAPSSLLGVVLPAGYALSGVLPWTSAAGLVLGWVVLLATHVQARALYRRSVLAQTAALAGHVVALVAGYLLGGVPGLAAGALAGFVLTALALFLAVPRTWRPAFALPLPVLAGSVLLAAALLPLRPHPVAWVLLALVVGAGLALLGLRAVGAPTAAPDVTDPARRLRILHLGFEDPRKPGSGGGAVRTREIDERLARDHDVTVLVSSYPGAVERVENGVRWVPVGLPLGYFGGIVSYFLAVPFALRRYEADLVVEDFGAPVGSFLPQLWTTTPVVAVVQWLGAEEKARQYHLPFHWVQNLGVRRHRTLIAMSEDLGDRLRDMNPAAEVVVLPNGVVRDAFDARGVRGDDVVFLGRLEVEQKGLDLLLPAFAAVADRLPGRLVVAGDGAGRPAVAALAASLGIADRVVFAGRVEGEAKYALLATALLVAMPSRQETFGIVAAESLACGTPVVAFEIPSLREVVVPGTGVLVPAFDVDAYGEALAALAGDPATVEAMGRAGRDHARGYDWDDVARRQDDLYRRLATVRAGA
- a CDS encoding glycosyltransferase family 2 protein, translated to MTRRGRRLWTASIVFGASSLLFFATYWFNPDRLVSTGLPRGRWLEITLFVLLSAVIWHRIVMDALSHVLAATVRPEVVRPALEPGRRVAFITTFVPGSEPISMLENTLRAMQAADYEHDTWVLDEGDDDSVKALCRELGVHYFTRSGHPEWNTDGGVFAARTKGGNHNAWYAAHGSRYDFVAQIDTDFTVRTDFLTTTLAEFHDPDVAWVVTPQIYGNTGSFVARAAAQQLYSFYGSVLRGLSGQRRALMLGANHVVRVAALQAEGFYEGHLTEDLATGIKLHAAGWKSTYVPQPLAIGEGPTTWLAYVNQQMRWAFGCFDILARITPGRLRSLDWPGRILYLWLQQNYFSGVAFVVGAALLLFYFVSGIASADIELLPLVVAYGPYLVWRNVHNWFMNRLNVRPGIERGVMLPGRLIGIFVQPVYFLAFVGVVRGKRLSFKVTPKGGRGGAGSSLAVFRPQVALATVMALGIGVGVTLGNVAWALLGWAVVIVVSMLAVPLMETVPAALRALARLQVPGITVAVPRPRVVDVADVPAPRPAAAPVVIDLTAVEVAEARP
- a CDS encoding family 16 glycosylhydrolase, producing the protein MPAPHRPPPHELVDVAPRTTTRRTAVAALVGTTVLFGGGCTSGSGGNTDGARPPATPARKLVWEDDFDGPAGAAPDPSNWTPEHGGGGWGNGELQTYTDDIANLAVDGAGNLVITARALTTGAGTSWTSARITTFGKRTVTNGRVEVRAKVPRGQGIWPAAWTLGQNIQDVGWPACGEIDVVESIDDATEVLQTVHGRRADGERWYRTLTEPVSAPLSEDFHVYAADWTPDAVVFSVDGRTTGQVRRSDLGGDEKWPFDAAQYVLLNVAVGGRLPGYPDDTTPTTASMLVDRVSLYE